A portion of the Sebastes fasciatus isolate fSebFas1 chromosome 2, fSebFas1.pri, whole genome shotgun sequence genome contains these proteins:
- the LOC141781394 gene encoding chymotrypsin A-like, with protein sequence MAFLWILSCLAFAGAAYGCGSPAIPPVITGYSRIVNGEEAVPHSWPWQVSLQDYTGFHFCGGSLINENWVVTAAHCNVKTSHRVILGEHDRSSNAENIQVMKVGKVFKHPRYNGFTINNDILLIKLASPAQMNVRVSPVCAAETGDDFPGGMKCVTSGWGLTRHNAPNTPALLQQAALPLLTNEQCRRFWGNKISNLMICAGASGASSCMGDSGGPLVCQKAGAWTLVGIVSWGSGTCTPTMPGVYARVTELRAWMDQTIAAN encoded by the exons GTTGCGGCTCTCCCGCCATCCCTCCCGTCATCACCGGATACTCTCGTATCGTGAACGGTGAGGAGGCGGTGCCTCACTCCTGGCCCTGGCAGGTGTCCCTGCAg gaTTACACCGGCTTCCACTTCTGTGGTGGCTCTCTCATCAATGAAAACTGGGTAGTGACAGCCGCTCACTGCAATGTCAA GACGTCCCACCGCGTGATCCTCGGAGAACACGACCGCTCCTCCAACGCTGAGAACATCCAGGTCATGAAGGTCGGCAAG GTGTTCAAGCACCCCCGCTACAACGGCTTCACCATCAACAACGACATCCTGCTCATCAAGCTGGCCAGCCCCGCCCAGATGAACGTGCGTGTTTCCCCAGTGTGTGCGGCCGAGACCGGAGACGACTTCCCCGGAGGCATGAAGTGTGTGACCAGCGGCTGGGGCCTGACCCGCCACAACG cTCCCAACACCCCCGCCCTGCTGCAGCAGGCCGCCCTCCCCCTGCTGACCAATGAGCAGTGCCGTCGTTTCTGGGGCAACAAGATCAGCAACCTGATGATCTGCGCCGGAGCCTCCGGAGCCTCCTCCTGCATG gGCGACTCTGGCGGTCCTCTGGTCTGTCAGAAGGCCGGAGCCTGGACTCTGGTCGGCATCGTGTCCTGGGGCAGTGGAACCTGCACTCCCACAATGCCTGGCGTGTACGCCCGCGTCACCGAGCTCCGCGCCTGGATGGATCAGACCATCGCTGCCAACTGA